One Massilia sp. 9096 genomic window carries:
- a CDS encoding O-antigen ligase, whose product MDTLLLVLYTSLPWAAVVVLSLMAVAGAGVGMVWPRFLAYVYLGVFFFRNSTSYGSLATFDTVSVYSRGSGVLLFPLLLWMMFAVWCCARVSASFQRYPAPPCNLRPWLLGWLLLLGAHVAAGMLTGVKLSAAVAPSGFSHIVWMAPLVSLMLLSFRTRAHAIELSRFILLSGLVRAGFGLARWALAGGDPNNVYANMNDIKIKLTFFDINDSLLCTVAFAIAAVNLFQIAKHQRSQFWILVDWATLLATAACVVLSFRRTAWIGFLLTGLVVMMRFPLQRRMQLVALGLPVVGAALLVAAVKRLGQTKGAGHGIGSLFYDMESRRFGAESERVLELKLALADFISHPFTGIGAWGRYTGYQQIAWQDGPDGGLFLHSGVLHIALKAGLPGLVLLFGTIWAFVVFARRALREAPPDLLGLATAGAAGLAFMLPDLLVGTPFPQVRTTQMLAICMALPYVAMAVAAGVPAAGTAPMAARRRFNIPPAPASRSTSAAASGPASPGARA is encoded by the coding sequence ATGGATACTTTGCTGCTCGTGCTCTACACCTCGCTGCCCTGGGCGGCGGTCGTCGTGCTGTCGCTGATGGCGGTTGCCGGCGCCGGCGTCGGCATGGTGTGGCCGCGCTTTCTCGCCTATGTTTATCTTGGGGTGTTTTTCTTCCGCAATTCGACCAGCTACGGCTCGCTTGCAACCTTCGACACCGTCAGTGTCTACAGCCGCGGCTCGGGCGTGCTGCTGTTCCCGCTGCTGCTGTGGATGATGTTCGCGGTGTGGTGCTGCGCGCGCGTCTCGGCCAGCTTCCAGCGCTATCCGGCGCCGCCGTGCAACCTGCGGCCGTGGCTGCTGGGCTGGCTGCTGCTGCTCGGTGCCCACGTGGCCGCCGGCATGCTCACCGGCGTCAAGTTGTCCGCAGCCGTCGCGCCGTCCGGCTTTTCGCACATTGTCTGGATGGCGCCGCTGGTGTCGCTGATGCTGCTGTCGTTCCGTACCAGAGCGCATGCGATCGAGCTGTCGCGCTTCATCCTGCTGTCCGGCCTCGTGCGCGCCGGCTTCGGCCTGGCGCGCTGGGCGCTGGCGGGCGGCGACCCGAACAACGTCTACGCCAACATGAACGACATCAAGATCAAGCTGACCTTCTTCGACATCAACGACAGCCTGTTGTGCACGGTCGCCTTCGCGATCGCCGCGGTCAACCTGTTCCAGATCGCCAAGCATCAACGCTCGCAATTCTGGATCCTGGTCGACTGGGCCACCTTGCTTGCCACCGCCGCCTGCGTGGTGCTGTCGTTCCGCCGCACGGCCTGGATCGGCTTCCTGCTGACGGGCCTGGTCGTCATGATGCGCTTCCCGCTCCAGCGCCGCATGCAGCTGGTGGCGCTCGGTTTGCCGGTGGTCGGCGCCGCCTTGCTGGTCGCGGCCGTCAAGCGCCTGGGCCAGACCAAGGGCGCCGGGCACGGCATCGGCAGCCTGTTCTACGACATGGAATCGCGCCGCTTCGGCGCCGAAAGCGAACGCGTGCTCGAACTCAAGCTGGCGCTGGCCGACTTCATCTCGCACCCGTTTACCGGGATCGGCGCCTGGGGCCGCTATACCGGCTACCAGCAGATCGCGTGGCAGGACGGCCCGGACGGCGGCCTGTTCCTGCACAGCGGCGTGCTGCACATCGCGCTCAAGGCCGGGCTGCCCGGACTGGTACTGCTGTTCGGCACGATCTGGGCTTTCGTGGTCTTCGCACGACGCGCGCTGCGCGAGGCGCCGCCGGATCTGCTCGGCCTGGCGACCGCGGGCGCCGCCGGCCTGGCCTTCATGCTGCCCGACCTGCTGGTCGGCACGCCGTTCCCGCAGGTACGCACCACACAGATGCTGGCCATTTGCATGGCGCTGCCCTATGTCGCGATGGCGGTCGCAGCCGGCGTGCCGGCCGCCGGAACGGCGCCGATGGCCGCGCGCCGGCGCTTCAACATCCCGCCGGCGCCCGCATCGAGATCGACCTCGGCAGCCGCATCGGGGCCGGCATCTCCCGGCGCGCGCGCATGA
- the epsE gene encoding polysaccharide export protein EpsE, producing MKRFVHWMMATMLMLAAGLAANVADAGEVLLGPGDVVKASVYGSPDLSLETRVSESGGMTFPLLGNVQVGGLSVQQAEKKIGGLLEKGGYLKKAQVNLLVTTLASQQVSVLGQVNRPGRYPIDGTRKVLDLLALAGGIGVDGGDMVTLVRNRNGSVSRETIDVVDIVRKGELNRDYEVAGGDIIFVERAPRAYITGEVNHPGAFRLERAMTVQQAVSAGGGLTPRGTQRGLRIVRRGADGTMQTIDAKTDDLVQTDDVITVRESWF from the coding sequence ATGAAACGATTCGTACACTGGATGATGGCGACGATGTTGATGCTGGCGGCCGGGCTGGCCGCGAACGTGGCCGATGCGGGCGAGGTGCTGCTCGGGCCCGGCGACGTGGTCAAGGCATCGGTCTATGGCAGTCCGGACTTGTCGCTCGAGACCCGGGTATCGGAAAGCGGCGGCATGACCTTTCCCTTGCTGGGCAACGTCCAGGTCGGCGGCCTGTCGGTGCAGCAGGCCGAAAAGAAAATCGGCGGCTTGCTCGAGAAGGGCGGCTACCTGAAGAAGGCCCAGGTCAACCTGCTGGTCACCACGCTCGCCAGCCAACAGGTGTCGGTACTGGGCCAGGTGAACCGGCCGGGCCGCTACCCGATCGACGGCACGCGCAAGGTGCTCGACCTGCTGGCGCTGGCCGGCGGCATCGGCGTCGACGGGGGCGACATGGTGACGCTGGTGCGCAACCGCAACGGCAGCGTCTCGCGCGAAACCATCGACGTGGTCGACATCGTGCGCAAGGGCGAACTGAACCGCGATTACGAAGTCGCCGGTGGCGACATCATCTTCGTGGAGCGTGCGCCGCGCGCCTACATCACGGGCGAAGTGAACCACCCGGGCGCGTTTCGCCTCGAGCGTGCGATGACCGTGCAGCAAGCCGTGTCGGCCGGCGGAGGGCTGACGCCGCGCGGCACCCAGCGCGGGCTGCGTATCGTGCGCCGCGGTGCGGACGGGACGATGCAGACGATCGATGCCAAGACGGACGATCTCGTACAAACCGACGACGTCATCACCGTCAGGGAGTCCTGGTTCTAA
- the epsF gene encoding chain length determinant protein EpsF encodes MNVHQFLLILLARKKIILTTLLLTVALALGFSLIQSKTYKATASVLLNYKGVDPLTGLTMPGQLMPGYMATQIDIIGSKNVALRVVDALHLASSPAVVEQFNQATGGRGTARDWLADLLVKKLEIVPSRESSVVEISFKGADPQFAAAVANAFADEYQKLTVQLKNEPAKKASSYFNEQTRQLRDNVEAAQARLSKYQQEKGIVTLDNNRIDVELQRLNDLSSQLVAAQTAAMEANSRQAAADSLAMSSPDVANNALIQQMRGNLAMAEGKFADNSERYGKNHPQYQAAQAELNKVRSELNAALGTVSRSVGSNAQVLRQRADELRQAVADQKTRVLELNRTRDELGVLLKDLDSAQRAFDAASQRFSQTRIESQSEQSDISLLNPAVAPTDPSGPRVLLNTLVSVLIGTILGVGLALLLELLNRPLRAASDVKDMLGIPVLGTIDWTPAHGRRGGIRGLMAPRRLLRLN; translated from the coding sequence ATGAACGTTCATCAATTCCTGTTGATCTTGCTTGCTCGGAAAAAGATCATCCTGACGACCCTCCTGCTGACGGTCGCGCTGGCGCTTGGCTTCAGTCTGATCCAATCCAAGACCTACAAGGCCACGGCGTCCGTTCTGCTGAACTACAAGGGCGTCGATCCCCTGACCGGCCTGACGATGCCCGGCCAGCTGATGCCAGGCTATATGGCAACGCAGATCGACATCATCGGCAGCAAGAACGTGGCATTGCGCGTGGTGGATGCGCTGCACCTGGCCAGCAGCCCGGCGGTGGTCGAGCAGTTCAACCAGGCCACCGGTGGCCGGGGCACGGCACGCGATTGGCTGGCCGACCTGCTGGTCAAGAAACTCGAGATCGTGCCTTCGCGCGAATCCTCGGTCGTCGAGATCAGCTTCAAGGGCGCCGACCCGCAATTCGCGGCCGCGGTCGCCAACGCTTTCGCCGACGAATACCAGAAGCTCACGGTCCAGCTCAAGAACGAGCCGGCCAAGAAGGCCTCGTCGTATTTCAACGAACAGACCAGGCAACTGCGCGACAACGTCGAAGCGGCGCAGGCGCGGCTGTCCAAGTATCAGCAGGAAAAGGGCATCGTCACGCTCGACAATAACCGCATCGACGTGGAGCTGCAGCGCCTGAACGACCTGTCGTCCCAGCTCGTCGCGGCCCAGACCGCCGCGATGGAAGCGAACTCGCGCCAGGCCGCTGCCGACAGCTTGGCGATGAGCTCGCCGGACGTCGCCAACAACGCGCTGATCCAGCAGATGCGCGGCAATCTGGCGATGGCAGAAGGCAAGTTCGCCGACAATTCCGAGCGCTACGGCAAGAACCACCCGCAATACCAGGCGGCCCAGGCCGAACTGAACAAGGTGCGCAGCGAACTCAACGCTGCGCTCGGCACGGTGTCGCGCAGTGTCGGCAGCAACGCACAAGTGCTGCGCCAGCGCGCGGACGAACTGCGCCAGGCGGTCGCCGACCAGAAGACCCGGGTGCTCGAGCTGAACCGCACCCGCGACGAGCTCGGCGTGCTGCTGAAGGACCTCGACAGCGCCCAGCGTGCCTTCGACGCGGCCTCGCAGCGCTTCTCGCAAACCCGTATCGAATCGCAGTCCGAGCAATCCGACATCTCGCTGCTGAACCCGGCCGTGGCGCCGACCGACCCGTCCGGCCCGCGCGTGCTGCTCAACACGCTGGTCTCGGTCCTGATCGGCACCATTCTCGGCGTCGGCCTGGCGCTGCTGCTGGAACTGCTGAACCGCCCGCTGCGCGCCGCCAGCGACGTCAAGGACATGCTCGGCATCCCGGTACTCGGCACGATCGACTGGACGCCGGCGCACGGCCGCAGGGGCGGCATCCGCGGCCTGATGGCGCCACGCCGCCTGCTGCGACTGAATTGA
- a CDS encoding oligosaccharide flippase family protein: protein MNLSLVRNAFSNLLGAVIPALVALGTVPLVVKGLGDASYGVYSLVTAIVGYFAVIDINVTAGSVKYIAEYHARREHGADRANAQESIDETVFFGLAVYSLLGLVGGLGLFFGARLLVTRVFAVPPVLEAEAIATLELAALGFFIGQVQNYLQSVPQSLMRYDIASRIEMVFGIGVPLLTVGVLMLGHGLFVVIGARVAASAINCLVLWRCIRRLMPELVWRRPGAAIRRELLGFSAYSFLSRFATMSYAYADKLIIGSLVGVTGLAYFTVASTLANRILSLTYRLSGVLFPAASALAARGELERLGRLYLKASRYVVFINASVLVLVAVFSYQILYYWMNPAFARAGQVVLAVMALSQFIDSLTSLPSLVNDGMGHPRFSGMFALARALVGLVVVYLGVAGWGIDGAAWGHLLASIVLTGAFLAAVHGRTVPARLGELGRHAYLPSVFGVGAVALAAYAGNRLFEAGVPQLLLLVLATMALLFAYGTLVVIEKDDKILARARIKSVLKGLPSVRRTV, encoded by the coding sequence ATGAATCTGAGCCTGGTCCGCAACGCCTTTTCCAACCTGCTCGGCGCGGTGATCCCGGCCCTGGTGGCGCTGGGCACCGTGCCGCTGGTGGTCAAGGGCCTGGGCGACGCCAGCTACGGCGTGTATTCGCTGGTCACGGCCATCGTCGGCTATTTCGCGGTGATCGACATCAACGTCACCGCCGGCTCGGTCAAGTACATCGCCGAATACCACGCCCGGCGCGAGCACGGCGCCGACCGTGCCAACGCGCAGGAAAGCATCGACGAGACCGTGTTTTTCGGCCTCGCCGTGTATTCGCTGCTGGGCCTGGTGGGCGGGCTCGGCCTGTTCTTCGGCGCGCGCCTGCTGGTCACGCGCGTGTTCGCCGTGCCGCCTGTCCTCGAGGCGGAGGCGATCGCCACGCTCGAGCTGGCCGCGCTCGGCTTCTTCATCGGCCAGGTGCAGAATTACCTGCAGAGCGTCCCGCAATCGCTGATGCGCTACGACATCGCCAGCCGCATCGAGATGGTGTTCGGTATCGGCGTGCCGCTCCTGACCGTCGGCGTGCTGATGCTGGGCCATGGCCTGTTCGTGGTGATCGGGGCGCGCGTGGCGGCCAGCGCCATCAATTGCCTGGTGCTGTGGCGCTGCATCCGCCGCCTGATGCCTGAACTCGTCTGGCGCCGGCCCGGCGCCGCGATCCGGCGCGAGCTGCTCGGCTTTTCCGCCTATTCTTTTCTCAGCCGCTTCGCGACCATGTCGTATGCGTATGCGGATAAATTGATCATCGGCTCGCTGGTCGGTGTCACCGGGCTGGCTTATTTCACGGTGGCCTCGACGCTGGCCAACCGCATCCTGAGCCTGACGTATCGCCTGTCCGGCGTGCTGTTCCCGGCGGCCAGCGCGCTTGCCGCGCGCGGCGAACTCGAGCGCCTCGGCCGGCTCTACCTGAAAGCCAGCCGCTACGTGGTGTTCATCAACGCGTCGGTGCTGGTCTTGGTGGCGGTGTTTTCGTATCAAATCTTGTACTACTGGATGAACCCGGCTTTCGCGCGCGCCGGGCAGGTGGTGCTGGCCGTGATGGCCTTGTCGCAGTTCATCGATTCGCTCACCAGCCTGCCGTCGCTGGTCAACGACGGTATGGGCCACCCGCGCTTTTCCGGCATGTTCGCACTGGCGCGTGCGTTGGTCGGGCTGGTCGTGGTCTACCTGGGCGTGGCCGGCTGGGGCATTGATGGGGCCGCCTGGGGACACCTGCTGGCGTCGATCGTGCTGACCGGCGCCTTCCTGGCCGCGGTGCATGGACGCACGGTGCCGGCGCGGCTGGGCGAGCTGGGGCGCCACGCTTACTTGCCGAGTGTGTTCGGCGTCGGTGCGGTGGCCCTGGCCGCCTACGCCGGCAATCGGTTGTTCGAGGCCGGCGTGCCGCAATTGCTGCTGCTGGTGCTGGCGACGATGGCGTTGCTGTTCGCTTACGGCACGTTGGTCGTGATCGAAAAGGACGACAAGATCCTGGCCCGGGCCCGGATCAAGAGCGTGCTCAAGGGGCTGCCGTCGGTGCGGAGGACGGTTTGA
- the epsI gene encoding exosortase-associated protein EpsI, B-type translates to MKRSANRKFAASLILGLAMAGTSALTGALTPTRKVAAARTQFSLDQMIPKRFGGWTVDDGVAPLTPDETQKELIAALYEQTLARTYVNGAGERVMLSIAYGGDQSKQLQLHLPEVCYVAQGFDMIKDRQGELGTRYGQVPVKRLVMRQNTRNEPITYWVTIGDKAVMSGLGQKYQRFVYGLSGRIPDGMLVRVSTIGADDATAYRVQARFVNQMLDALAPRDRIRLLGAATKQG, encoded by the coding sequence ATGAAACGCAGCGCGAACCGGAAATTTGCCGCCAGCCTGATCCTGGGGCTTGCCATGGCGGGCACGTCCGCCCTGACCGGGGCGCTCACGCCGACGCGCAAGGTCGCGGCGGCGCGGACGCAATTCAGCCTGGATCAGATGATTCCCAAGCGCTTCGGTGGCTGGACAGTGGACGACGGCGTGGCCCCGCTCACGCCCGACGAGACGCAAAAGGAACTCATCGCGGCGCTGTACGAGCAGACGCTGGCGCGCACCTACGTCAACGGTGCCGGAGAGCGGGTGATGCTGTCGATCGCCTATGGCGGCGACCAAAGCAAGCAGTTGCAGCTGCACTTGCCCGAGGTCTGCTACGTGGCCCAGGGCTTCGACATGATCAAGGACCGGCAGGGCGAGCTCGGCACCCGCTATGGCCAGGTTCCGGTCAAGCGCCTCGTGATGCGCCAGAACACGCGCAACGAGCCGATCACCTACTGGGTCACGATCGGCGACAAGGCGGTCATGTCCGGCCTGGGCCAGAAATACCAGCGCTTCGTCTACGGCTTGAGCGGCAGAATCCCGGACGGCATGCTGGTGCGCGTCTCCACCATCGGCGCCGACGACGCGACGGCGTACCGGGTCCAGGCGCGCTTCGTGAACCAGATGCTCGATGCGCTCGCGCCGCGCGACCGGATCCGCCTGCTGGGCGCCGCCACCAAGCAGGGCTAG
- a CDS encoding EpsD family peptidyl-prolyl cis-trans isomerase, translating into MKTISFPSLPKRALCAALILATATLSGCGDKVKERKPGQALASVNGEEVTMLQLNEEMQRASVPATRQDTASKQLLQVLIDRTLLEEAAAKESLDRDPKVMQAIDRARALIVAQAYLQKRIGNVARPTPAEVEDYFNKHPGLFSNRKQFSMDELVIATNDLTPEVRGAADRAKSLEEVAVWLDARKIKYGRSQITRSTADVPEPLSSKLLGQPKGQLFVIKEEPRAVFIAVTEIKDAPVSLQAASSQIEQYLMAQKNRELAAAELQRLRANARIEYINKSMMPDTAPGALPAGAPPSSTVAGAGPAAALGTVPRIAPAGNVGADKDALARGVAGMK; encoded by the coding sequence ATGAAGACGATATCGTTTCCCTCACTACCCAAGCGTGCGCTGTGCGCTGCACTGATCCTGGCCACCGCCACCTTGAGCGGCTGCGGCGACAAGGTGAAGGAAAGAAAGCCGGGGCAGGCCCTGGCGAGCGTGAACGGCGAGGAAGTCACGATGCTCCAGCTGAACGAGGAAATGCAGCGCGCCAGCGTGCCCGCTACCCGGCAGGATACGGCCAGCAAGCAATTGCTGCAGGTGCTGATCGACCGCACGCTGCTGGAAGAGGCGGCGGCCAAGGAAAGCCTCGACCGGGACCCGAAAGTCATGCAGGCGATCGACCGCGCGCGTGCGCTGATCGTCGCCCAGGCTTACCTGCAAAAGCGCATCGGCAACGTGGCGCGGCCGACGCCCGCCGAGGTGGAAGATTACTTCAACAAGCACCCGGGGCTTTTCTCTAACCGCAAACAGTTCAGCATGGACGAACTCGTGATCGCCACCAACGACCTGACGCCCGAAGTGCGCGGCGCAGCCGACCGTGCGAAGTCGCTGGAAGAAGTGGCGGTCTGGCTGGATGCCCGCAAGATCAAGTATGGCCGCAGCCAGATCACGCGCAGCACGGCTGACGTGCCCGAACCGCTCTCGAGCAAGCTGCTTGGTCAACCGAAAGGGCAGCTGTTCGTGATCAAGGAAGAGCCGCGTGCGGTTTTCATTGCCGTGACCGAAATCAAGGATGCGCCTGTCAGTCTGCAGGCGGCTTCGAGCCAGATCGAGCAGTACCTGATGGCCCAGAAAAACAGGGAGCTGGCTGCGGCGGAACTGCAGCGCCTGCGCGCCAACGCCCGGATCGAATACATCAACAAATCGATGATGCCCGACACCGCGCCGGGGGCGCTGCCCGCCGGCGCTCCGCCGAGCAGCACCGTGGCCGGCGCAGGGCCGGCGGCGGCGCTCGGCACGGTCCCGCGCATCGCGCCGGCCGGCAACGTCGGCGCGGACAAGGACGCACTGGCCCGTGGTGTCGCCGGCATGAAGTGA
- the epsG gene encoding chain length determinant protein tyrosine kinase EpsG encodes MNSPVLSTLSPEHAAEMSMGALLLDAGKLKPEDAERVLRMQKETGIRFGEAAVRLGLVSESDVQQMLARQFSYPYLQKGQAGLSPKLIAAYEPFSPQVESLRAIRSQLMLRWFARGRRALTIVGVDQDDGATLFAANLAIVFSQLGEQTLLVDANLRAPRQHDAFALKPRQGLSDLLAGRADLDVIARVPAFVDLSILPAGTLPPNPQELLAREGFRNLNTQLESRYDVVLYEVPPFQAGVDSVAVASRAGGALLATRKNHTRIAHIGRAAEQLSDAGCEILGSVVMEF; translated from the coding sequence ATGAATTCACCAGTGCTATCCACGCTCTCGCCCGAACACGCCGCCGAAATGAGCATGGGCGCGCTCCTGCTCGATGCCGGTAAGCTCAAACCTGAAGACGCCGAGCGTGTGCTGCGCATGCAGAAGGAAACCGGCATTCGTTTCGGCGAGGCCGCGGTCCGGCTCGGCCTGGTCAGCGAGAGCGACGTCCAGCAAATGCTGGCGCGTCAATTCTCCTATCCCTATCTGCAGAAAGGACAGGCTGGCCTGTCGCCCAAGCTGATCGCAGCCTACGAGCCGTTCTCGCCGCAGGTCGAGTCGCTGCGCGCGATCCGCAGCCAGCTGATGCTGCGCTGGTTCGCGCGCGGGCGGCGTGCGCTGACCATCGTCGGCGTCGACCAGGACGACGGCGCCACGCTGTTCGCGGCCAACCTGGCGATCGTGTTTTCCCAGCTCGGCGAGCAGACCCTGCTGGTCGACGCCAACCTGCGTGCGCCGCGCCAGCATGACGCGTTCGCGCTCAAGCCGCGCCAGGGTCTGTCCGACCTGCTGGCCGGGCGCGCCGACCTGGACGTGATCGCGCGCGTGCCGGCCTTCGTCGACCTGTCCATCCTGCCTGCCGGGACGCTGCCGCCCAATCCGCAAGAGCTGCTGGCGCGCGAAGGCTTCCGCAACCTCAACACGCAGCTGGAAAGCCGCTACGACGTAGTACTGTACGAAGTCCCGCCGTTCCAGGCCGGGGTTGATTCGGTGGCGGTGGCCAGCCGCGCCGGCGGCGCGTTGCTGGCGACGCGCAAGAACCACACCCGGATCGCGCACATCGGCCGCGCCGCGGAACAATTGTCGGACGCGGGCTGCGAGATCCTGGGCTCGGTGGTGATGGAGTTCTGA
- the xrtB gene encoding exosortase B, whose translation MRETIPEWWPVWLGLAMLLGPTFYDLFTGAWVSEEQGHGPIILGLALWLIWRRWPEVRAATTPPVGAWAGWPVLALGLLAHLLGRSQKILMLDILSIILVMAAIILVKRGGRALAMLWFPFFFMIFMVPLPSEFVAAVTMPMKMAVSWATEHILYAVGYPISRSGVILQIGQYQLLVADACAGLQTLLTLEALGLFYLNLMRHPSAFRNIGLAAFIIPISFSANVIRVMVLTLITYYFGDAAGQGFLHGFAGMVLFVTALVLILSVDNALQWTVRRRQQRAAASQSREAA comes from the coding sequence ATGCGCGAGACGATACCGGAATGGTGGCCGGTATGGCTCGGCCTGGCTATGCTGCTGGGTCCGACCTTCTACGACCTGTTCACTGGCGCGTGGGTCAGCGAGGAGCAGGGCCACGGGCCGATCATACTCGGCCTGGCGCTGTGGCTGATCTGGCGTCGCTGGCCCGAGGTGCGAGCCGCGACCACGCCGCCTGTCGGCGCCTGGGCCGGCTGGCCGGTGCTGGCCCTCGGTTTGCTGGCCCACCTGCTCGGGCGCTCGCAAAAGATCCTGATGCTCGACATCCTGTCGATCATCCTCGTGATGGCGGCGATCATCCTGGTCAAGCGCGGTGGCCGCGCGCTGGCGATGCTGTGGTTTCCCTTTTTCTTCATGATCTTCATGGTCCCGCTGCCAAGCGAATTCGTGGCCGCGGTCACGATGCCGATGAAGATGGCGGTGTCGTGGGCGACCGAACACATCCTGTATGCCGTCGGCTATCCGATCAGCCGCTCGGGCGTGATCCTGCAGATCGGCCAGTACCAGTTGCTGGTGGCCGACGCCTGCGCCGGCCTGCAGACCCTGCTGACGCTGGAAGCGCTCGGCCTGTTTTACCTGAACCTGATGCGCCATCCCTCGGCCTTTCGCAACATCGGACTGGCGGCGTTCATCATTCCGATCTCGTTTTCCGCCAACGTGATCCGCGTCATGGTGCTGACCCTGATTACTTATTATTTCGGCGATGCGGCCGGGCAGGGCTTCCTGCACGGCTTCGCCGGCATGGTGCTGTTCGTGACGGCGCTGGTATTGATCCTGTCGGTCGACAATGCATTGCAGTGGACCGTCCGCCGCCGCCAGCAGCGCGCCGCCGCGTCGCAGTCCAGGGAGGCGGCATGA